The Clavelina lepadiformis chromosome 3, kaClaLepa1.1, whole genome shotgun sequence region tataatttattcTTTAACGCTTATTGGcggtaagttttatttaaaactgtaTTCGTGTGGTGGCGataaagttttgcaaaatgccGGCTATCCGGGCGACTGAGCAACGAACAGGAAAGATTGAAAGCTCGCCGATTTTGTGATTGTCTTAGTGTTGGCCACTGCTGTCGAAGACGTTACTTCCAGTTCCATTGTGGTAGCTGTGTTATTCTGATCATTGGACTTACATTACACGTGTTTCCAAGCATATTGGTAGCCTTAGGCTATTTCTTTATTCTTGGTTGGTATTAAGTCAAGTTTTTGGTTATTAGGCTGTCTGTTGTCTAAATGTGCTTCTACCTTGCAGCTTTGCCCTGTTATTGTGCGGGTGTTGCAGGATAGGTGCCCGATATAGTGTCAACCTGTTCGGTTAACCGGTGTTATGACAGTATGAGTGGAATATGCAAAGTGAATTACCCCTTGTATTGTTGTCATTGCCTGGATGATGAAGCGTTTGTAATAGCAGGGGGTGGGGGAGCGGCAAAGACTGGTGTTCGAAATTCTCTggtatgattttgtttttgatatgtacaaatattgtttgtttgtaggTTTTTGAAAGTTggattcaaataaaaaagcgATAAGACACTTTACTCACACCATATCcataatatataattattacaGACACTTATTCATGTTCCGATAACTAAACTTTGCTGGatatttttctgtattttagaCGTTGTTTCTTGCCAAGTAACCATATAGGAAAGCATGACACATCTATGTGCAAGAACCTTTGACAttaatgcaatattttttcatctGATCTGAtctataattaatcaatgaaGACTTGTAATAAGCAAACCTACGTTTAGTCTATTAAACGTCAATTTGGAATAAATGGACATGCTTTACTGCTAGATAGGAGAGAAATGTTCTTCACTCATTTAGCACTACAGCCAATACTTCTACGAATAAAACCTTTCTTTCAAATTGTAATCGTCAATGTTGAGATTCATTTTCAGTTAACAACAGCTAAATCTCGGACATAAACTCTCCTCTTTGAATCCATTACTTTCTCAAAATCTTGTCTCATACACTATCATATCGTATTATTTTTGTGATTAGGAAGTCTTAGAGCTACGAAAATCGAAGAAAAAATGCCAAGCTGTTTCGATTGATCAACTCGAGACTGGCAAATACGCAGTGATGAGCATGTCTGCTGTCTGCCCAACAGAACCTGCAggtattgatttattttgttttgctcaAATCTGTAATTTAATTTGCTTCAAGTAAACTTTTGCAGATAAGAAGAGATGTCTTATGGCTCTCAGTGTCGGAAACAGCTGCGATGTGTATTCGGTGACGAAATGTGAAGAAAGCTCAAATAAAACCGTGGATGATAAACccagtaaatttattttcaaatatattccTTGTTATCAGGTTTGGTAAATGATATAAGTTGACTAAtagttttgagtttttggaattttttacaataatCCTTACACCAGAACAATAAAAATCTAGAATCCTCCAGAATgaaatgtattttgttttatttataactgTTTCCAAGCTCCtgcacaaattttgacataagCTGTTGGAATTTTGTGTAAAGGTACAATGCGATAAATAATAATCTGcgaaaaatggtaaaatatgGTAATAAACTGATAATATGCATAAATGCAATGCAAGTGCATTTTGTGGGTGGGTCAATGAATGTCAGTTGTTATTGCAGTCCTGTTGAGTTACAGTTGAAAGTATAAATCCTGCAAATGCactaaaaccaaaatattCGTCTAACTCTGCAACGGAACACTGTTTTATGATGTGGCGCCTTGTGACAAAGGAAATCTTTTTTAGATTGTATATATTCATAGCAGCTCTACGATCTtgcatagaaatcaaaaaaagaCTCGTACTCAAATATTGTTTGATCATTTAAGGTTTAACCAAAAGGAAAAAAGGTTCAACTTCTGAAGAAAAGTCTAAAGTAGAAAGGCTGCGAGGAATTTCAAATTATAAATTCAATCTACTGCATAAAGTTGAAAGCGTTCCAGAAAAAGGCTTCCAGGTATATGTTTTATTacatacatttttaaaaaaatactgGCATGTTTCGGACCTTTTATAGTTCCTTTCTCAGATTTTGAAGTTGCGAATGTTCAAAGTACAGCATATAAACAAGGTGTGATAATGAGAAGTAAGTGTCATGCACAGAGACAAGATAGTAACGCAGACAGGGTAACATGATAACAAACACTATGGTTCAACCTCAGCAATTACAAAGTCGTCGTCAATCTACGAAATAAGACGGGAATGTGAAAGAGTGAATGAGAATACAGAGAACAAATAAGTCAAGCAAAGATTTTCAGTAAAAAGGAGGTCCCATTGtcataaatttgtttgcttaGGCTGCGGATTTTTTGCCTCATGAATTTTGCATTCATGATCATTACGGCATTTTTTTAAGATCTTGAAATCATTTATGTTAATTTGTCTGTATGTCTATGTCATGTAGAGTGATTTGGTCTTTAATGGCAGATTTTACATAAGTTTTGTTACTTGCGCGTTCTTTGATCCTAGTATAAAAATGATGGGTCGTTTTACCAATGCTAGTAATATGCGTATGAACTCTCCCCaagttatatttttcaaaaaagtttaaaattttgaaaattttatcgGTGAAAATCACATCCAATCCAGTCCCATCCAAAAAGTCAACAGATTGACAAGGATTAAACTTATGAAATCAGAATCGTGTTTATCTTGTATTTATGTGTGAAGAGTGCTTTTACCTTGGCTGTCAATATCCACAGATATTCTGACCGAAATGCTCTATTTTGTAATCATTTGCTGCATTTGTAAAAAGATTTGGTGCTAAATGAATACTTGATATGTACGCAGCAAACAGGAATAACATCCTCTAAAAATGTTACTCATTAATATTCATCAATCaatagttaaaattttaactgtgTTTTCCACAAAAAGTGCAGGACCAGCTCAGATGGTTGGTTTACTTCATGTAGTGGTGTCCGGCAACTATAAGTCATACTTGTATCACATACACGATAAAATTAACAGTACTGCGCTGTCCAGATAATTATTTCGACTTCCAGACAACTCTAAATACAAACAGTGTGTAGGACGTAATTTATTTGTAAGTCAAGTAGCGCCTGTATTCAGAGTGGCTTCAACCAATCTCGCGTGTAGTCAAAAGTTTGTCACCTGATTCGTCAGTTTGGTCTTCAACCATGTTTTATCGTGCAGACTGCCGTCCAACTGAGTCGAGATGGAACCTTGCTCGTTACCGGGTCTTCAGATGGTCATCTTAGAGCTTGGAAGGTCAGCCTtgtgctgctgctgttgtttGAGGGGTTCTAGgtcaattcaacccacggacgatcaAATCCAGGACAATTAAATTCATAACGACTAAACCCTGGTCGACCCAACCAAGATCTGTGGGTTGAAAAGTCCTGGTTTAACCGTCCGTTGATTTAATTGCCCTGGTTTGGAATGACCAATCACCTGTTATAGGTGTCGTGTATTGAATAGATCACAAGCATACTTCAGTGTGAAATAATTTTGGTTGACAATTGCGACTTGATAATTTGTTGTTGTAGGTTCCAAGCTTggacaaaatatttgattcCCCGGGTCATAAAGAAGACGTCACAGACATTGATATAAGCCCTGATGGGAAGAAGGTAAGTTTCCGCATTTTCCCAAAATGTGGTTGATTAGGTCAGCCCATGGCCTACTAGGACTTTCTTAATTCTAAACTTGAACACTTCACAGAATATTCCACGCTGATTTTTCAGATAGCGTCAGTTTCGAGGGACGGAAAAGCGTTTATCTGGGACGCCTCTAGCGGTCATAAAACATTGGAACTTCACGCTTCCTGGAACATGCATATGACATCACGGAGTTTCAAATTCAGGAATTGCAGGTTAGTAGCTGGGTAGTCAAAGGTCTCACATGCAGCATGGATACTGAGATCAAGGGAGATGCAGTGTTTCCGTTCATAATTTGTGCACATTCATGTTCaaacaactttgttttaaaaatgattgATATCAAGCTGTGAAGCTCATCTTCTAACTTGGTGTGACGACAGGTTCAGTGTCGTGCCCGAACAGTCGTCACGGTTCGTAATCTTCACGTCGCACACACCGCTCAAACGAGGTCCTGGTGATGTAACAAAGAGCTCTTGTTGCATCACAAAGTGGGCGAGAAAGCGTGACAAGGAGGGCAAAGAATCAGGTTCGTTTCTCCCGGCGCTTGTGCAGAAAACCGGCGACGAAGCAATATCGGCCATCGCTGTCAGGTAAACCCACCACTGGTGGCGCTAGGTTCCTAGTAATAAGCACACTTCGACATTTTGAGCAGATTTTTAAACTCAGACCCATTTCccaaaaactattttataaatttttaaggaccgAGTATTTGCGTTGTTAAGTTTCATTTGTGTTTGTGAGATCTCCGTTGTCGTCGAAGattttctaaaacatttttcgttTCTTTCCAGCCAAAACGGTGTGTTTGTTGGGGTCGGGTTCATGGAGGGTTCGGTCGCAATTTACATCGCTTTCAGCTTACAAGTGAGTTTCTCTCCATGTCAACGTAGAATTAAGAATCCCTGCttgtttgttaaacttttgtgCCCGGATATAGGTAAAATCTTTAAAGAACATTTGTCCATTGTATTAGTAGTTGTTATCAGCAATGCTACATTGCCGAGTACAAagttatgcttttgttttggCGAAACGATTCGTCATCTTcctttaaattatatttattttatacgAAGTGCGCTCACCGAGTGAAGCAAGTGCACAGtatctttgtgacgtcactatgcTTTGTAAACGACACTGAACACACGAGGGCGATAACGGGTGATTGTGATGCGGCGTTATTGTCCGTCTCTGTAGATTGCAGTTGTCACATGACCAAGCTTGAATCGAGAAGTAAgttggtttaattttttgaagtttgttttatttttagccTAGACTTGCCGCTATTAAATCTTGCCCGATATAGATTCGTAACAAAAACTTATGTTTAGTTATTTCTTGGCTATTGTTTGCTCAGCTGATGTCATAGATCGTTTAATGACGAAACTTccttgtttattgtttttccaGCTTTATTCTCACTGTGGTTGGCTCTTTTTCTCTGCGTGGTTGCCCTGGTCGCGTCGTCAATCTACCTTCACTCGGTTGGCCTCATTTGACTCCAGACAGCCTGTCGCACGAAATGTTCGATTCTGTCTTGCCCCATTCTGTCGCCATTTTATCTGGGTGCTGGTGGTTAAATATCAGGGGCAATGACTCCACATTTTGGTTTTATATTCTTGGTTTTATCTCGGTGTCATGTTAGCGCGGAAGGTTCTGATTTTATCACCTATCTAGTTGATTTTAGCTCGTTCCTGCataaattttttgtgattCTAAGTTAACTAAAATGCGTCCAAATATTCACCTGTTATCTACTTTGTTATCAATTATGGTGTGTACGCTATTGCTGGGGTCGTGTGTTCTGCGTCAAAGTGCAATTTTGAATGAATTCTACGCGTTGTTGGAAAACTGTCTCCTACAGGCCATGACTAGTTCAGATCCAATACCTCTGGATCGGtgcataatgacgtcataaatctacgacattgtttttttttggacAGAAAAAACTTGCGAAAGACTACGAGTGGCTCGTTAGTTGCCGGTGATAAATTGTCGAAAACGAATTActatatatttataactttaGTTTTCATCATAGGCACAAATTAGAGCCATCAAGTTGCGGAAAAATACGTATTATGGTGCCGGCATACCCCGTCGTAAGAAATTGTGCAAGTCCAGGTCAAATTGTACAAGTCCAGGTTGACTTGCAAATACAGCAACCAAACGAAGTGACGGTCAGAGTAGTTTCGCTTGTCCatagaaataaaatctttttacGTCATTGGTTGTTTATCGTGACAGATTTCCCTACAACATTTCCTGTTTGTCATCTGTACATGAGCACTTTCGCTCGAAAATAActacaaatttaatttctaGTCAAACACATTCCAATAATTTAAACTTACTAAAACTTATAAGTTTTTTTCTAAGCTTGAAAAGTTTCTGCAAAGTACACAATTGCACAATCCTTTGTTGCGTCATAGAAACTTATACTCAAAATATTATGACGTGATAGAGCAGCGTTGTTCCGCCATCACAGGTCATATAGGTGTGTGTAATATCCGTTGCTGCAGCCTCTGTAACCAACAAAGCAGTACGAGGtgattatgacaaaacaattgaTTGACGCCAGCTGAAGAATACGAAGCAGCAACAGCAAAGTTTTGACttgataataaaagtaatgttTGGTTGTTATGACAACTAGAGAGTTTCTACAAGAAGTCTAATTAGCTTTTTTAGTCATTTGTTCAagtttttggttaatttttgcaaagttttttctggAAAACGACGTTGTTTTAAATATGCAAGAttagtttaactttaaaagaagaaatttaaaaactatGATTTGTTATTCTGTGAttaaattatgacgtaatattttaTTGCTCTTACAATCAAAATCTATCTTTGTTTCATcatgaatgaaaaaattaaaaagtatcACGTGACACTTAAATGCCCGACTTGgaatataaaaatgaataCACTGTATTTGGTAGATTCTGActattttagttgttttatgCGACATGCGTTACTCTGGTCACGCTTTTTGCGGTCTATCTTTCATGCATCTGCATCACGGAAATGACGCAATAGTGAGGCTTAGTGAGCGCATAGTGGACGATTTGTATGCAGTGGCATAGTCAGTGATTACCAATCACGGTTTAAGTGCGAACGAAAGCGGTTTATGTTCGGGAAAGCCCAAGgaagttattttgtttacagtttTTAGAACGAGCAACAACAATCAAATAACGTCATAATTTACTTTTCTGTTTGCTAGGTTGATTGTTAAGCTATAGTGACATCATATACAGATAATAATCATGTCAACGTCAGTAGTTGGAGGTGAAATGGGTCCAGCATCAAGTGAAAATAGTGAACCGGACGAATATAACTTATGTGAGTTACTTATTCTCAAGTTAATTAGCCGTTTGTACAAACGGAAACTGTAGGTTTATTTCAAACCATTATTTATAAAAGTATCTGGACtcatcattgtgacgtaattaaAGGTCTATGCAAACCTTCGGCAAGACATTATGCTATGACAACTACTAGGCCACGTATATTTAGCCTATATACCAGGTTTATATTATAACGAGACTTGATGTTTGATAGATCTTGGATTTATGATTCCTATAGGGGCCATCCTAGCCCTCTGCGTAATGTGTCTCTTTGTCATAAGCTGGCAGCTGATCTGTCCCAAGTGCTCACGGAAATACTGTCCCAAGATGTTCCTTGAGAGCAACAGAAACTCAAACACCGCCAACGCTCAAAACCCTGAACAGGTGCCTGCTGTGCTAGATTATGACaaagtgtgacgtcattttacaACAACACTGTTGTTTTAGTCGCTTGATGAGATTTTAAAACCTACTATTAACAATGACACATTCTTGTCTACTGCGTATAGCACCAATGGCGTAGCCTAAGCATGGAAACAAATCACTTTTACCATTATGCTACCTGTAGCTAAGCTCAATCACTTCCCAGACCCAGGATGTACAAACGTTTTAGGGTGCTTGCTCCATTCTGGGCCGGAGAAATTCTTCGCTTTTATCTTCGTTAAAGAGCGATTTAAACTCACTCATTATAGACTACCTGTAGATATGACCTACGAGGCATCAACGGTGTCCTATGTCGTACCAGAGCTGCTGTTTCATAGCGGTACGGCAAACAGGCCGCCAGCATTAATAATATCGCATGAATATCTAGCTGCTGTGGGCAGAATGAAGGCTCAGGTTTGGCGATTAGACGCGTGTGTATAACTGGGGTTTCTCCAATGTTAATGGTAAATTTTCAATATTACTGTAATCGTGTTTTTAAACTCCATAATCATGAAAGAATAAGTCTTATCGGGGGTCGCAGAAACTTTTCCCGCGCCCGCATTTGGCAAGGTGAAAAGCGTTTCGGACACATCTGGTTGAAAGCGAACCACAAGTGGCTTGTAGACTTATCTGGCTAAGCATATAAGCTAACTGCTTTATATCTATATAGACCTTTACTGTCAGCTTGGCGTGCGTTTTAATGGAAATTTACCATAGAATTACGGTCATTGCAAACTAATGAAGCATTTGTTGTACAACAGACTACTTGCTTGTTCTTGAAACATGGTATGTGACGTAACAaggttttttgtttcaggGAGTTCACGAGAGTTCAAGAAGAAGGACATCATTAACACTGGTGAGATGTTAATTGGTTATTAGCTGTTGATAAATCTTACATCACTgagttttttacttagctTTTCTGAATCAccatttttaatcaaaaagcTTGGAAAATAATCTACATGAGTTTTTATAAGAACCTTCCAGTCAGAGCTTCTAGATACTCTGTCTTCAGCTTCTTAAATTTGTGCAGAAATTTTGTGGCAAAATTTTCTTAGAGGGTTTTTAATTTATCAAGACatgaacttttttcaaacaaaacatcacCGAGCGAAAGGAGAATCAGCCGTTTGTCTTCAAAAAAAACAACGAAACtagaatttacaatttttaaatatcgCATTTAAACTTAAAGAACAAACAACCGATTGTTCGCATAAGAAAAGGAGCACTGTTCTTAGCTTCAAGGTAGCCCAAATATAGCAGTGACTTAACTCTTTGAAAAGAGTTCAGTTTCCAATCAAATTTGAGCGTATCGCGTTTTAGGTTTCTCAACACTGTCTGAACATCATTGAAAGTCTTTTGATCACTTTCTGCAATTACATCACAAACAACTTTCTCATAAAttgaattgtgatgtcacaggTGCGGAGGCACAGCGATTTCCCCCCCAGTTATGAACAATTAATATCGGAGCTTCCCCCCTCCTACCATTCTGTCGTCATAATAGAAGAGGAGGCGCCACCTGGCGACAGAAGCAGCAGGTCGTCCGGGATTCGGACTTACGTTTATGATCCTTCCAGGAGGATTTCTATTGAAGTAAGTCAACCGTTAGTGGGCGCTAAAACAATTAGATCTTTGATCTTGACATATTACAATGGCTCGTGATTTCCTTAAATCTTTTTTTACcgtttattacgtcacgaaAATTTCCTCACTGCCCTACTAAAGAATCTGTGACGTAACAGATACCCTTTCTTtagttttctttcaaacaTGGTCATATAAGCGCTAAAGTGCTCAATTTTTGTCACGTACCTACTTCAATCGTGTCacgaaaaacttcaaaatatcGATCTTAGAATCCACCGTCTCAGTTTGTCGAAGTATACTGGTGGGGATTTCCCCGTGTGTAGAAAGCGGGGATGACACTTTCCAAAACTTAACTTCTGACCTTCGCCAAGGTGGAGGTTTTGTTTCCGGCAACGtttatctgtttttttttagtgaACAGTTCACTTAAAAAAGCTAATTGACTAAAAAAGCTAAATTTCCTGAAAAACTCGGCAGTGGTACGAATAGCAACTACATCTCTGGCCGGGGATAACGAACATGATAGCAAAGCATAGAATGCATAGCGTTTCATTTCACGATGGATTTACCCGCTATAGGAGAAAAAAAGCTATACTGAGACCGCTATAGGAGAAAAAAAACgagttgtttttttatttttaatgtcgAAGTCACGCATGACTTCCTTGATAGGTAACAATAtcaattgtgacgtagatTCACGACGAAGATACGATAAGAGTGGTGGAGGAACTACTATCTAGGCGGAGGTCGACTTCATTGAGAAGATCTTCGTCTCTCCAGAGCGCGTCCGATCCTCCGGGATACAGCCAGGTCATTCACCTGCCGGAGCGATTTCCCACCATCCAAGCATCCGACGTATGACGTAGTGCTCTTCATTTCAATGACTGTTCTTGACCCGCGTCGAATTTCAAGGCTATTGGCGCCAAACTGAGTGATTCCCCTAAAGTGAAACTAAAATACCGAATTGTTGCACGTGCTATACTCAGTAATTGATCGGTCAAAATGACTTGGGTTTGAGTATTTCGGTTTTATAACGGTATCCATTTGCTATACTGGTGAAAAACTCAACTGCCATCGTGATGTCATCATCCTCTATGACTTCAACTGACCTATTGTGATGTTGGAATCCAATCAATCGATTTCCAGTTTTAAGTCAAATCAAACTCACCCCGTACTCAGTTGTGAACTCGAATTACAGtccaacaaaatttgcatcgcATCGCAAGACGTCActgattttctccgcatgctTGATATGAAAGACGGACGTATTTGTGGAGTTATCCATATACACATGCAAATGAATTCATAAGCATATAGAATAATTTGCTGTGGTATGAATTCATTGTCCTCAgtctgaggaaagtctttgcacgacttaaacccggcggtgattcctcatcgctcgagtcTCGGTTATCGAGCTAATTAACTGTTACATTGTTTTtcgtattttttgtaaaccCAAATTTATaactgtccaccaggtccaACAGGAGTAAGTGAGGGCATTGCAACGGTATCAATGGCGCCACCGGGTATCGAACACAGAGCACGAGTCGCATTATTGCGAGTCTATCCTTAACGCTctaaccactcggctaccTAATCGACTTAAATTCTTTCATTGAAAATCGATTTATCAAATATAACATCGAAATCGTTCATCCATAGTTCTATacattaacattaaaaacaagaaaGCTCCTGGAACTGATCAGAAGCATCAGCGGTCATGTGGTTGGCAGCAGGTAGAAAGCTTTAGCGTGCGTTGGAAAAAACAAGTTCTTATTTGAAGTTCGCGTATTTGCATGGTTCCTGCCTCGATTTATGCCGAGTGAAAGAAAGTGTGACGTCATGCCAGTGACATGACGTGGAATATTTGTTCTTACAATGTGCGTATGAGAAATGAAACATGGCTGAGGCAGGAACCTACATTGATGTACAATACCCCGGCAACCGTGGTAGGTTGTCGGCAAACAGGCGACGATATATTTTGGGTTATTTCAATGCAATTATTCGGAAAAACggcaacaaatttttgtgaaaatttgaGACAAATATTAACAAGACAATTATTCTGAAATCAGCACAAGCGAAGAAATCGAACAAAATATCGCGGATAATTGACGGTGCTCTTCTCTTATCACTTGCGATAATCATCAACGCGCTTCTTTCTGCGCTTCTGGGAAAGGTAGGATGCTGCTAGGTTAGACGCCTTCTCCATACAGCGATGACATTTCCATGAACTACAATCACAGCAATATGGTTTGTGATAGCAACCTTGCTCGGTTTGTAGAGAGGTGTTATTCATAACAGCAAGCACACAGGCGTTGTTATAAATCATGATCTGGTCGAGCTTAATCATTTTCTCATTTTCTTCCGTCAGAAGTACGGAGAGCTTCACGTCGCGAAAGGAATTGTAGGAATCAACTGGGAAAGTAAATTTTAGCAACATGACAATGCTTTTGTGATAGGTTGCAAAGTAGGTATTTCTAATTTTTTGATAGCACTATAAAgaacatgctcacgaacaattaatTATGAACAGGAAAAGTGCATGATTTTCGGCTTTTTTGCCTGAAACCTTCGAATTGTTACAAAATATTAACCACCATAGAATCCTAGTGACATCATAGAATCAAATCCAAACATTCTTGTGTTTCCAGGTTGAGTGAAAGCGGAGAGTTTTGGCTGGGTAGAAGCCATAGATATCTTAGTTAGGATGTCTATGGTAGAAGCACGTTTGCTTGAACACTTCTTTTGTGTCTATGGAAACAACTG contains the following coding sequences:
- the LOC143450463 gene encoding guanine nucleotide-exchange factor SEC12-like, with the translated sequence MSGICKVNYPLYCCHCLDDEAFVIAGGGGAAKTGVRNSLEVLELRKSKKKCQAVSIDQLETGKYAVMSMSAVCPTEPADKKRCLMALSVGNSCDVYSVTKCEESSNKTVDDKPSLTKRKKGSTSEEKSKVERLRGISNYKFNLLHKVESVPEKGFQTAVQLSRDGTLLVTGSSDGHLRAWKVPSLDKIFDSPGHKEDVTDIDISPDGKKIASVSRDGKAFIWDASSGHKTLELHASWNMHMTSRSFKFRNCRFSVVPEQSSRFVIFTSHTPLKRGPGDVTKSSCCITKWARKRDKEGKESGSFLPALVQKTGDEAISAIAVSQNGVFVGVGFMEGSVAIYIAFSLQCAHRVKQVHSIFVTSLCFVNDTEHTRAITGDCDAALLSVSVDCSCHMTKLESRTLFSLWLALFLCVVALVASSIYLHSVGLI
- the LOC143450668 gene encoding uncharacterized protein LOC143450668, giving the protein MSTSVVGGEMGPASSENSEPDEYNLYLGFMIPIGAILALCVMCLFVISWQLICPKCSRKYCPKMFLESNRNSNTANAQNPEQGVHESSRRRTSLTLVRRHSDFPPSYEQLISELPPSYHSVVIIEEEAPPGDRSSRSSGIRTYVYDPSRRISIEIHDEDTIRVVEELLSRRRSTSLRRSSSLQSASDPPGYSQVIHLPERFPTIQASDV